A window from Triticum aestivum cultivar Chinese Spring chromosome 6D, IWGSC CS RefSeq v2.1, whole genome shotgun sequence encodes these proteins:
- the LOC123142556 gene encoding uncharacterized protein produces the protein METSERHGASGCYTPPAADRLWRQRSSPAAVVSAFLPCGGHGGQARRKIGSARLGGKVGHGNGEDAELGPAALPGGGMGFARALWMRIVTKVMSRRGSSVKERYAQEDYEQNFDEGDAAGEPENLPRSFSARYARRRPAGMAFSDVAHRRHLRSLWT, from the coding sequence ATGGAAACCTCGGAACGACACGGCGCCTCCGGCTGCTACACCCCTCCCGCGGCAGACAGGCTCTGGAGGCAGCGCTCCTCTCCGGCAGCTGTTGTGTCCGCCTTCTTGCCGTGCGGCGGCCACGGTGGCCAGGCGCGTAGAAAGATCGGGAGCGCGCGCCTGGGTGGGAAGGTTGGGCACGGCAACGGCGAGGATGCGGAGTTGGGCCCTGCTGCCTTGCCAGGCGGCGGCATGGGGTTCGCGCGAGCGCTGTGGATGCGGATCGTCACCAAGGTGATGAGCCGGAGGGGTTCCTCCGTGAAGGAGCGGTACGCGCAGGAGGATTACGAGCAAAACTTCGACGAGGGCGACGCGGCTGGGGAGCCCGAGAACCTCCCGCGGTCCTTCTCCGCGCGGTACGCCCGCCGGCGCCCTGCTGGGATGGCGTTCTCGGATGTAGCTCACCGCCGGCATTTGAGGAGTTTGTGGACGTGA